One region of Pseudomonas alvandae genomic DNA includes:
- a CDS encoding ATP-binding protein: MRFLAARRWANLPLRGKALVVISLPLVVLLLSLVLIYITERQTARAEEDVRRVLLVQGDIQAVHTLLAEAAASVRGYLLTRREDFLPGYEQATPKIQAALQRLDHNIRDARMREHLKTITPLIAEKLKGLVALRTGKGDDTATITAILIENKQVLDVLREQISAMRIREDALLAERSAAASATRMRLLFATLLAAVCGLFGAIVAVLFLSKGIVARVQKVQGNAQRLALGQPLLPQPPERDEIGQLGTRLVEAGQLLAERERALRDNEERLRLIIDGVKDYGIFALDAQGHVITWNVGAERIKGYTEQEVLGRHFSLFYLAEECPAHPDMALLEATRDGHYMEEGWRCRKDGSRFWASVVITAQYDSTGALRGFSKITRDITDRRAAEIALRTAREEAESASRAKSEFLSRMSHELRTPLNSILGFAQLLDMDSVAGQRPHVSHILRAGQHLLALINEVLDIARIEAGRLPLNIEPIGLPAVLHEALTLVSPMAADAGIHLAELPLLPDGSGVLADRQRLVQVLLNLLSNAIKYNQPGGEVRIEVLIEAPQVSIAISDTGQGIAPELLDQLFKPFERLGADPQVEGTGLGLSLSKSLLEMMQGSLQVRSDPGQGCCFTLQLPCAHVSGSQLPPMVALEVARPRTEFDGKVLCIEDNLSSLALIETLMQRRPGIQLLSSMQGQMGLDLARQHTPQLILLDVTLPDLDGLEVLRRLRQSSTTASTPVLMITADASDLTHRALHDAGATAILTKPIHIQAFLGHLERYLPESA, translated from the coding sequence ATGAGGTTTCTCGCCGCCCGCCGTTGGGCCAACCTGCCCTTGCGCGGCAAGGCCTTGGTGGTGATCTCCCTACCGCTGGTGGTCTTGCTGCTGTCCCTGGTGCTGATCTACATCACCGAGCGCCAGACCGCCCGCGCCGAAGAAGATGTACGACGGGTGCTGCTGGTACAGGGCGACATCCAGGCAGTGCACACCTTGCTGGCCGAAGCGGCCGCCAGCGTGCGTGGCTATCTGCTGACCCGCCGCGAAGATTTCCTGCCCGGCTATGAACAGGCCACGCCCAAGATCCAGGCCGCGCTGCAACGCCTGGATCACAATATCCGCGACGCCAGGATGCGCGAGCACCTCAAGACCATCACGCCGCTGATCGCCGAGAAACTCAAGGGGCTGGTTGCCCTGCGCACGGGCAAGGGTGATGACACCGCAACCATCACCGCGATCCTGATCGAAAACAAACAGGTCCTCGACGTGTTGCGCGAACAGATCAGCGCCATGCGCATACGCGAAGACGCCCTGCTCGCCGAACGCAGCGCCGCCGCCTCGGCCACGCGCATGCGCCTGTTGTTCGCCACCCTGCTGGCGGCGGTGTGCGGACTGTTTGGCGCCATCGTCGCGGTGCTGTTCCTGTCCAAGGGCATCGTTGCCCGGGTCCAGAAGGTGCAAGGCAACGCCCAACGCCTGGCGCTCGGCCAACCACTGTTGCCACAGCCGCCGGAGCGGGATGAAATCGGCCAATTGGGCACCCGCCTGGTGGAGGCCGGGCAGTTGCTCGCCGAGCGCGAGCGCGCCTTGCGCGATAACGAAGAACGCCTGCGGCTGATCATCGACGGTGTGAAGGACTATGGAATTTTCGCCCTGGACGCCCAGGGCCACGTCATCACGTGGAATGTCGGCGCCGAACGGATCAAGGGCTATACCGAGCAGGAAGTGCTCGGCCGGCATTTCTCGCTGTTCTACCTGGCCGAAGAATGCCCGGCGCACCCGGACATGGCGTTACTCGAGGCCACCCGCGACGGCCATTACATGGAAGAAGGCTGGCGATGCCGCAAGGACGGCAGTCGCTTCTGGGCCAGCGTGGTGATCACCGCGCAATACGACAGCACCGGCGCCCTGCGCGGCTTCTCGAAAATCACCCGCGACATTACCGACCGGCGTGCCGCCGAGATCGCCCTGCGCACGGCCCGTGAAGAAGCCGAGAGCGCCAGTCGCGCCAAGAGTGAATTCCTGTCGCGCATGAGCCATGAACTGCGCACGCCGTTGAATTCCATCCTGGGTTTCGCGCAACTGCTGGACATGGATTCCGTTGCCGGCCAGCGTCCCCACGTCAGTCATATCCTGCGGGCCGGCCAGCATTTGCTGGCGTTGATCAACGAAGTGCTCGACATCGCCCGGATCGAAGCGGGCCGCTTGCCGCTGAACATCGAACCGATCGGATTGCCGGCGGTGCTTCACGAGGCGTTGACCCTGGTGTCGCCAATGGCCGCCGACGCCGGCATCCACCTGGCCGAGCTCCCCTTGCTGCCCGACGGCAGCGGCGTGCTTGCCGACCGCCAGCGCCTGGTCCAGGTGCTGCTGAACTTATTGTCCAACGCCATCAAGTACAACCAACCGGGCGGCGAGGTGCGCATCGAGGTCCTCATCGAAGCCCCCCAGGTCAGCATCGCCATCAGCGACACCGGGCAAGGCATCGCCCCCGAGCTGTTGGACCAGCTGTTCAAGCCATTCGAACGCCTCGGCGCCGATCCCCAGGTCGAAGGCACCGGCCTCGGCCTTTCCCTGAGCAAGAGCCTGCTGGAGATGATGCAAGGCAGCCTGCAAGTGCGCAGCGATCCGGGACAAGGCTGCTGCTTCACCTTGCAACTGCCCTGCGCCCATGTGTCCGGCTCTCAACTGCCACCCATGGTTGCGTTGGAAGTGGCGCGACCGCGCACCGAATTCGATGGCAAGGTGTTGTGCATCGAAGACAACCTGTCGAGCCTGGCCCTGATCGAAACCTTGATGCAGCGCCGTCCGGGGATCCAGTTGTTGTCGAGCATGCAAGGCCAGATGGGCCTCGACCTGGCTCGCCAGCACACGCCGCAGTTGATCTTGCTGGACGTGACATTGCCTGACCTGGATGGCCTGGAAGTGCTGCGCCGCCTGCGCCAATCCTCGACCACCGCGTCGACGCCGGTGCTGATGATCACCGCCGACGCCAGCGACCTGACCCACCGCGCCTTGCACGATGCGGGGGCGACGGCGATCCTGACCAAACCCATTCATATCCAGGCCTTCCTCGGCCATCTCGAACGCTATCTACCGGAGTCCGCATGA
- a CDS encoding response regulator translates to MNRDLRILIIDDQRPNLDLMEQLLAREGLHNVLSSTEPLRTLDLFNSFEPDLVILDLHMPAFDGFAVLEQLNRRIPANDYLPILVLTADATRDTRLRALALGARDFISKPLDALETMLRVWNLLETRALYKSLRTLVPAQQIELLRQHRPTTEAHQTI, encoded by the coding sequence ATGAATCGCGATTTGCGCATCCTGATCATTGACGATCAGCGCCCCAACCTGGACCTGATGGAGCAGTTGCTGGCCCGTGAGGGGCTGCACAATGTGCTGAGCAGCACCGAGCCGTTGCGCACCCTCGATCTGTTCAACAGTTTCGAGCCGGACCTGGTTATCCTCGACTTGCATATGCCCGCATTCGACGGCTTCGCCGTGCTGGAGCAACTCAACCGGCGGATCCCGGCCAATGACTATTTGCCGATCCTGGTACTGACCGCCGACGCCACCCGCGACACTCGCTTGCGCGCGTTGGCGCTGGGCGCGCGGGACTTCATCAGCAAGCCCCTCGATGCGCTGGAAACCATGCTGCGCGTGTGGAACCTGCTGGAAACCCGGGCGCTTTATAAATCGTTGCGCACCTTGGTCCCCGCCCAACAAATCGAATTGCTGCGTCAGCACCGGCCCACCACCGAGGCCCACCAGACTATTTGA
- a CDS encoding energy transducer TonB, which yields MTAMIMHGSSTGWPALERDGFWRNGLAAGGAVALHAAVVVMLAAGWTVEKPLVEAPRVLRTQLVILPPAPIPEAPAPVAVAAPPSIEAPAPPVEAPRPKPVETTPDPQLQAKKLEQAAVARKRVEERKREQQADEQRQRQESERRRHEAEQQTARQQAVEQQRQAQQAEALAQQRRAEQARLAADSRSYLPLSKEAPDYPQRALDKGLEGDCTVEYSVTPEGKIENPRVLDGCHPLFIRPSLAAAQTFRYQPRIVDGRAVPVPAVRNTFHYRIK from the coding sequence ATGACGGCGATGATCATGCACGGTTCGTCCACGGGTTGGCCCGCGCTGGAGCGTGACGGTTTTTGGAGAAACGGCTTGGCGGCAGGCGGTGCCGTGGCGTTGCACGCCGCCGTTGTCGTCATGCTGGCGGCGGGTTGGACAGTGGAGAAACCGCTAGTGGAGGCGCCTCGGGTGTTGCGTACGCAACTGGTTATCCTGCCACCGGCGCCGATTCCCGAGGCGCCCGCGCCCGTGGCAGTTGCCGCGCCGCCATCAATCGAAGCGCCTGCGCCACCGGTCGAAGCGCCACGTCCCAAGCCGGTCGAGACAACGCCTGATCCGCAGCTCCAGGCAAAGAAGCTGGAGCAGGCAGCTGTAGCTCGCAAGCGGGTCGAGGAACGCAAGCGCGAGCAACAGGCCGATGAGCAACGGCAGCGCCAGGAAAGCGAACGTCGTCGGCACGAAGCCGAGCAGCAGACTGCCCGGCAACAGGCTGTCGAGCAACAACGCCAGGCCCAACAGGCCGAAGCGCTCGCCCAGCAACGTCGTGCCGAACAGGCGCGCCTGGCCGCCGACAGCCGCAGCTATCTGCCCCTGAGCAAAGAGGCCCCGGACTATCCGCAACGGGCACTGGACAAAGGGTTGGAAGGTGATTGCACCGTGGAATACAGCGTGACGCCGGAAGGGAAGATCGAAAACCCGAGGGTGCTCGATGGCTGTCACCCATTGTTCATCCGACCGTCCCTGGCGGCCGCCCAGACATTCCGCTACCAGCCGCGGATCGTTGATGGCAGGGCGGTCCCGGTGCCGGCGGTCAGGAATACGTTTCACTACCGAATCAAATAG
- the tolR gene encoding protein TolR: MLVKPQRKHGPKAEMNVVPYIDVMLVLLVIFMVTAPMLTQGVKIELPKVASEALANDSRQRILTLSVKAEGGYYWNLGGELDTHQQTDSAVDLDQLRMKVAQVVAEHSDTQVYIRADGHADYARVVAAMAALQQGGVSNLGLVTEAER; encoded by the coding sequence ATGTTAGTCAAGCCGCAACGCAAGCACGGGCCCAAGGCCGAAATGAATGTGGTGCCTTACATCGATGTCATGCTGGTGTTGCTGGTGATCTTCATGGTCACCGCGCCGATGCTGACCCAAGGTGTGAAGATCGAGCTGCCCAAGGTTGCCAGCGAAGCCTTGGCCAACGACAGCCGTCAGCGGATCCTGACGTTGTCGGTGAAAGCCGAGGGCGGTTACTACTGGAACCTCGGCGGTGAGCTGGACACCCACCAGCAGACCGACAGCGCGGTGGACCTGGATCAACTGCGCATGAAGGTGGCGCAGGTCGTGGCCGAGCACAGCGATACCCAGGTCTATATCCGGGCCGATGGCCACGCCGATTATGCCCGGGTCGTCGCCGCCATGGCGGCCCTGCAGCAAGGCGGGGTAAGCAACCTGGGACTGGTGACCGAGGCTGAACGATGA
- the tolQ gene encoding protein TolQ has product MQATLEHMTIWGLISDASLLVKAVMLTLLLASLLSWYLIIQRSSVLQRSERQFNGFLQRFRSSADLLPLYRETAQARAEDGGVLPVFHAGYQAFTQLSLPSGSPAVVLEGVERSLHVAISEQEIQLEKGLQFLATVGSVSPYIGLFGTVWGIMNAFLGLSQVQQASLSTVAPGIAEALIATAIGLFAAIPAVVAYNRLAARGQTLLTRYYAFGNELQARLHHKLHGASVNLATAA; this is encoded by the coding sequence ATGCAAGCCACACTGGAACACATGACGATCTGGGGCTTGATCAGCGACGCGAGCCTGCTGGTCAAGGCGGTCATGCTCACACTGTTATTGGCTTCGTTGCTGAGCTGGTACCTGATCATCCAGCGCAGCAGCGTGCTGCAGCGCAGCGAGCGCCAATTCAACGGTTTCCTCCAGCGCTTTCGCAGCAGTGCCGATCTGCTGCCGCTGTACCGCGAAACGGCCCAGGCCCGAGCGGAGGACGGCGGCGTGTTGCCGGTTTTCCACGCTGGTTACCAAGCGTTCACCCAGTTGAGCCTGCCTTCGGGCAGCCCTGCCGTGGTGCTCGAAGGCGTCGAACGCTCGCTGCACGTGGCGATCAGCGAACAGGAGATCCAGCTGGAAAAGGGCCTGCAGTTTCTCGCCACCGTCGGCTCGGTCAGCCCTTACATCGGCCTGTTCGGTACCGTCTGGGGAATCATGAATGCCTTCCTGGGATTGTCCCAGGTGCAACAGGCCAGCCTTTCCACCGTGGCGCCGGGCATCGCCGAAGCCTTGATCGCCACGGCCATCGGCCTGTTTGCCGCGATTCCGGCGGTGGTTGCGTATAACCGACTGGCTGCGCGCGGGCAGACGCTGCTGACCCGTTATTACGCCTTCGGCAACGAATTGCAGGCGCGCTTGCACCACAAGTTGCACGGCGCCTCGGTAAACCTGGCGACGGCCGCGTGA